GTCAGTTGCGGGTCTACGGCGTCATGGCCTGGCCGCCGATGTCCGCGGCGCCGCCCAGCTGCCCCTGCCACCACGACTCCGCCTCGCGGTGGTCCATCGCGGCCCAGGCGGGTGTCTGCTCCACCTGGCCCCGGCCGAGGCGGCGGGCCAGGGCTACCATCTCCCGCCCGGCTGCGCCCCGCGCGGCCTGGTACCTGTGCAGCAGCTCGTCCCAGGTGCCGGCCCGGCGCCAGGCGTCCTCGAACGCGGTGGCGTCCTGGAGGGCCTTGGCCGCCCCGCTGGTGTTGTGCGGGCGGACCACGGTGGCCGCGTCACCGGCGAGCAGCAGGCGCCCGGCCGTCGTGCGCGCCGTCTCCAGGTCGTAGATCGGCTGGACGAAGGTGTCCGCGGGCTCGGTCAGCGCGATCACCTGCGCCCAGTACGGCGGGAACTCCCGGTCCAGTAACGCGCCCAGGTGCGCGGTGAGTTCCTCGGTGATCCGCCCCGGCGGGAAGCTCGTCGGGTCGTCGAACGGCAGCCGCCCGGTCTGCGGGGGCATGGCGTACAGGACCCAGTTCACGCGGGGGCCGTCCGGCCCGGGAATGGGGTAGATGACGCAGCTTCCGCGGCTGAAGCAGACGGTGGTCACCGCATCGGCGGGCCGGCCGCCGTCGCCGAGCGCCTCCAGCCGCCGGGCGTCGAAGTTCCCGCGCCAGCAGACGTACCCGGCGTAGGCCGGCCGGGATTCGGGGCAGACCGCCTCGCGGACCACCGAGCGGTACCCGTCGGCGCCGACGACCAGGTCGAACGCCTCGGCGGTGCCCCGTGCCAGCCGTACCTCGGCGCGCCCGCCGTCGCCGGCCACGCCCGTCACCGCCGCGCCCTGCCGGTAGACCACCGAAGCCGGTGTCGCCTCGCGCAGGCCTCTCCACAGCAGACCCCAGTGGTACGAGTGGAACGGGAACGGCTGCTCCCAGAACACCCTGCCGGCCGGACCGGCCGCCGCGTCGTCCCGGACCACCCAGCTGCGCCGGGTCAGCCGGTGCGCGGCGATGCCGGCGGGCAGCGCGCCGGTGGCGGTGAGTTCGGCGGCGCGCCCGTCGTGGATGCA
The Streptomyces sp. NBC_01296 DNA segment above includes these coding regions:
- a CDS encoding FAD-dependent monooxygenase → MRGGTVAVVGGSIAGCALASAAARAGADEVVVLERTHGRLADRGLGLCIHDGRAAELTATGALPAGIAAHRLTRRSWVVRDDAAAGPAGRVFWEQPFPFHSYHWGLLWRGLREATPASVVYRQGAAVTGVAGDGGRAEVRLARGTAEAFDLVVGADGYRSVVREAVCPESRPAYAGYVCWRGNFDARRLEALGDGGRPADAVTTVCFSRGSCVIYPIPGPDGPRVNWVLYAMPPQTGRLPFDDPTSFPPGRITEELTAHLGALLDREFPPYWAQVIALTEPADTFVQPIYDLETARTTAGRLLLAGDAATVVRPHNTSGAAKALQDATAFEDAWRRAGTWDELLHRYQAARGAAGREMVALARRLGRGQVEQTPAWAAMDHREAESWWQGQLGGAADIGGQAMTP